The following proteins are co-located in the Halocatena salina genome:
- a CDS encoding urease accessory protein UreD, translating to MEHNYAAASVSLDIDTGSYLEYLPEPTVFNADARYHQDVTLRIAPGGCAVFGEVVVPGRLARDEHFEFERYVSQLRVQGEAGLLFADTTDLHPAENDPTAPGVLDEFTVYGSLYVVAPAEGSSAESAVTDERPEPASLSDALHERVADCEAHAGATLLPNDAGVLVRALGHSADSVTDALDNA from the coding sequence ATGGAACACAACTACGCGGCCGCTTCGGTGTCCCTCGACATCGATACGGGCAGTTATCTCGAGTACCTGCCGGAGCCAACCGTCTTCAACGCCGACGCGCGCTACCACCAGGACGTGACGCTCCGCATCGCGCCGGGCGGCTGTGCGGTCTTCGGGGAGGTCGTCGTTCCGGGCCGATTGGCCCGCGACGAGCACTTCGAGTTCGAGCGCTACGTCTCGCAACTGCGGGTTCAAGGCGAGGCCGGGTTGCTGTTTGCCGATACGACCGACCTTCACCCGGCCGAGAACGATCCGACCGCTCCCGGTGTTCTCGACGAGTTCACCGTCTACGGCAGTCTGTACGTCGTCGCGCCGGCGGAGGGTTCTTCGGCTGAATCCGCAGTCACCGACGAGCGCCCGGAGCCGGCGTCCCTCAGTGATGCGCTCCACGAGCGTGTCGCGGACTGTGAGGCGCATGCTGGTGCAACGCTTCTCCCGAACGACGCAGGCGTCCTCGTTCGCGCGCTCGGTCACAGCGCCGACTCAGTTACCGACGCACTTGACAACGCCTAG
- a CDS encoding DMT family transporter, producing MSRYQTSGLFVLLAALWGSSFVATRAALPYVPPVLLAALRFDIAGVLMLGYAIISTDQWRPTSRAGWMEVAIGGVLFVAAHHALLFIGQQYVTSAVASVIISLDPVLAAVFSGYLLADERVTWMEAVGIAFGMFGTMLIANPSTRALTDADARGVVFVFLAAAAFALGAVLTKRYRTAIPVQSMQAWMMLVGAVVLHGTSVGLPGESLVSVVWSPVAIAALGYLSVIAAGVGYLIYFTLLDRIGPVQINLIGYVAPIFAAVNGWLLLGEPITMPIVLGFVVITTGFAITKYDQISEEIKSP from the coding sequence ATGTCTCGCTATCAAACATCCGGATTGTTCGTCCTGCTCGCGGCACTCTGGGGGAGTTCGTTCGTAGCCACGCGCGCGGCACTCCCCTACGTGCCGCCAGTCTTGCTTGCAGCACTGCGCTTCGATATTGCGGGCGTGTTGATGCTAGGCTATGCGATTATCTCAACCGATCAATGGCGGCCCACCTCACGCGCAGGGTGGATGGAAGTCGCTATCGGTGGCGTGCTCTTTGTCGCAGCTCACCATGCACTCCTATTCATCGGCCAACAGTACGTAACGAGTGCAGTCGCGAGCGTCATTATCAGTCTCGACCCAGTGCTTGCAGCTGTCTTTTCGGGTTACTTACTGGCTGATGAGCGGGTCACATGGATGGAAGCCGTCGGAATCGCTTTTGGAATGTTCGGGACAATGTTGATCGCTAATCCATCTACAAGAGCACTCACTGACGCTGATGCTCGGGGAGTGGTGTTTGTCTTTCTCGCCGCCGCAGCGTTCGCGCTCGGTGCAGTCCTCACCAAACGATATCGCACGGCAATCCCTGTTCAATCGATGCAAGCATGGATGATGCTCGTTGGTGCAGTTGTACTCCACGGTACGAGTGTTGGACTCCCTGGTGAATCGCTGGTATCGGTCGTATGGTCCCCCGTTGCGATCGCTGCGCTTGGCTATCTTTCAGTGATCGCCGCTGGCGTGGGATATCTCATCTATTTCACGCTCTTGGATCGTATCGGTCCCGTCCAGATTAACCTTATCGGGTATGTCGCCCCGATCTTTGCCGCAGTAAACGGCTGGTTACTCCTTGGGGAGCCGATCACGATGCCGATAGTACTCGGATTCGTCGTCATCACCACCGGGTTTGCTATAACAAAATATGACCAGATAAGCGAGGAAATAAAGTCGCCATGA
- a CDS encoding HAL/PAL/TAL family ammonia-lyase — protein sequence MSIRLGPKQELGIEEIHQLGKSGTTVELTDAATQAIEESYEHVGDWLDEGRVIYGITTGVGELLHNIVPPDQSREMSHNICQSHAVGVGDRLDKAMVRRMMGVRLHTFAQGHSGVQLALTKLLQELINRNITPVVPEQGTVSASGDLNPLAHIGTVLTGDGDVLYEGETMDAAEAFDHEGLDPITLEPKEGLSCMNGTTATTPMSAMALREANHVLKTSLLATALSMEVLHASAEPFDPDVLAIRPHPGMLRVGTILRDILEDSDLIRQKEVIQVEFDELLNEDESVHTDAFRQDSYSLRGIPQIIGPTLESYHFCKDTVETELNSVDDNPVVIPEEDQCLHSAQFHAQSLAHSMDVLKLSLAEVGVICERQAARLLDPAVSKGLPPFLAPDELSCGYEGAQYVAGSMIAENRVLASPVSIQSLSLNGQFQDVVSMGLIAARQARTIIEHVRRVLDFELMAAAQAAEIRGPDHLSPVSQTVYETIRDEIPPVTEDRQLTGDFDRMEALTKGGELVRMVENTHGAEQLSLAFPEA from the coding sequence ATGTCAATCAGACTTGGTCCCAAGCAAGAGCTAGGAATCGAAGAGATTCATCAACTAGGGAAATCAGGAACAACAGTCGAACTGACCGATGCAGCCACTCAAGCCATCGAGGAATCGTACGAGCACGTGGGCGACTGGCTGGACGAGGGACGCGTTATCTATGGGATTACGACGGGCGTTGGAGAGCTTCTCCACAATATCGTCCCGCCAGATCAGTCACGAGAAATGAGCCACAATATCTGTCAGAGCCACGCTGTCGGGGTCGGCGATCGACTGGACAAGGCGATGGTCCGACGAATGATGGGCGTGCGACTTCATACGTTTGCTCAAGGCCATTCTGGCGTCCAGCTCGCACTCACCAAGCTATTGCAGGAACTCATCAACCGCAATATTACGCCCGTTGTTCCGGAGCAAGGGACAGTGAGTGCATCCGGCGATCTCAACCCGCTGGCACATATCGGAACCGTGCTCACCGGTGACGGCGATGTCCTCTACGAGGGGGAAACGATGGACGCTGCGGAGGCATTCGACCACGAGGGGTTGGATCCGATCACGCTCGAACCAAAGGAAGGGCTATCGTGTATGAACGGGACGACGGCGACAACGCCAATGTCAGCCATGGCGTTGCGTGAAGCGAACCATGTGCTGAAAACGTCGTTATTGGCGACTGCCCTTTCGATGGAGGTGCTCCATGCTTCAGCGGAGCCGTTCGACCCGGATGTACTTGCCATCCGCCCCCATCCCGGAATGTTACGTGTCGGGACGATCCTACGGGATATCCTCGAAGATAGTGATCTCATTCGCCAGAAAGAGGTCATACAGGTCGAGTTTGACGAACTCCTCAACGAAGACGAGTCGGTACATACGGACGCATTTCGTCAAGACTCATATTCTCTCCGAGGTATTCCCCAGATTATTGGTCCAACGCTCGAAAGTTATCATTTTTGTAAGGATACAGTCGAGACAGAGCTCAACAGCGTCGACGATAATCCGGTTGTTATTCCCGAGGAAGACCAGTGTCTGCACTCGGCACAGTTCCATGCGCAGTCACTTGCCCACTCGATGGACGTACTCAAACTGAGTCTCGCTGAGGTTGGGGTGATCTGTGAGCGACAGGCGGCTCGATTGCTTGATCCAGCAGTGAGTAAGGGTCTACCACCGTTTTTGGCCCCTGACGAACTCTCATGTGGATACGAAGGGGCTCAGTACGTGGCTGGTTCGATGATTGCAGAGAACCGTGTGCTTGCATCGCCAGTGAGTATTCAGAGTCTCTCGCTCAACGGACAGTTTCAAGATGTCGTCAGCATGGGGTTGATCGCTGCACGACAGGCGCGGACGATCATCGAACATGTGCGGCGAGTGCTTGATTTCGAGTTGATGGCTGCAGCACAGGCAGCCGAAATACGTGGACCAGACCACCTCTCGCCTGTCTCACAAACAGTCTACGAGACGATTCGCGACGAAATCCCGCCGGTGACCGAGGATCGGCAGCTCACTGGCGATTTCGACCGTATGGAGGCACTTACGAAAGGTGGGGAACTCGTCCGAATGGTCGAAAACACCCACGGTGCTGAGCAGTTGTCGCTTGCGTTTCCAGAGGCATAG
- a CDS encoding NAD+ synthase, giving the protein MATSDTSTTESESTASYDTDATPAQHREQGVALIQEMVETAGACGVVVNLSGGIDSSTTAALAVEAVGADNVYGLCLPTLASTNANMHDAHTVATELEIAHNTVELQPVLDMFEDRFAPELSTNGDRHAIGNVASRLRMACAYYVANTTNSLVVGTGNRTEQLLGYFTKHGDSGVDLHPLGDCYKTDVRRLARLLGIPAEIIEKPPTAGLWAGQTDETELGASYQVLDPVCHQLVDAGLSVTEVAELLHLDPSTVRQYAERNDRTTHKRTLPTVTSRQLIEDITTTTPNTDPTTAFVAGREMLLQLHDALTAIIETEVTEAGASGVVVTMSGSVDSSVAAALAVAALGADRVHGLVLPCGKATEAATFDAVELAESLGIEYTMMNLHPLVTRIEDVLPDALTTSATVRTHGNLVARIRMLCAYYVANTTDRLVLGTTTRSEWLTGYFTKHGDGGVDLQPLIGLYKTELRALARTMEIPPTIIAKPPTAGFHINQTDESEPGMAYDMLDELLWYLVDTDAGIEHTAKTCGVTPEVVEQYAHRHIQTRHKRRLPPTPATRETKPAATFFHELELLFGE; this is encoded by the coding sequence ATGGCGACCTCAGACACCAGCACCACCGAGTCAGAGTCAACGGCATCGTATGACACCGACGCAACTCCAGCCCAACACCGCGAGCAGGGTGTTGCACTCATCCAGGAGATGGTAGAGACGGCAGGTGCGTGTGGTGTGGTTGTGAATCTGAGCGGCGGGATCGACTCTTCAACGACTGCTGCACTCGCTGTTGAGGCCGTCGGTGCAGACAACGTGTATGGACTATGTCTACCTACGCTTGCGAGCACCAACGCGAACATGCATGACGCTCACACGGTTGCAACCGAGCTAGAGATCGCCCACAACACGGTCGAACTCCAGCCCGTGCTCGATATGTTTGAAGACCGGTTCGCCCCCGAGCTATCGACGAACGGCGATCGCCACGCGATCGGCAACGTCGCATCCCGGCTGCGGATGGCGTGTGCGTACTACGTGGCCAACACCACAAATAGCCTCGTCGTGGGAACCGGAAATCGAACCGAACAGCTGCTCGGCTACTTCACCAAGCACGGCGACAGCGGTGTGGACCTCCACCCACTCGGAGACTGCTATAAAACCGATGTTCGTCGGCTCGCTCGGCTGCTTGGAATCCCCGCAGAAATCATCGAAAAACCACCGACAGCCGGGCTGTGGGCCGGCCAGACTGACGAAACCGAGCTGGGAGCATCATACCAGGTGCTCGATCCCGTCTGCCATCAACTGGTCGACGCTGGCCTCAGCGTCACAGAGGTCGCGGAGCTGCTGCATCTCGATCCCTCCACGGTTCGCCAGTACGCAGAGCGCAACGACCGAACAACCCACAAACGAACGCTTCCCACTGTCACCAGCCGACAGCTGATCGAAGACATCACTACCACGACCCCAAACACCGACCCGACAACAGCGTTCGTGGCGGGACGGGAGATGCTCTTACAGCTCCACGACGCCCTGACAGCCATCATCGAGACGGAGGTCACTGAGGCGGGTGCTTCGGGAGTCGTCGTCACCATGAGTGGTAGCGTGGATTCGAGCGTTGCAGCTGCACTTGCAGTCGCAGCCCTCGGAGCCGACCGCGTCCACGGACTGGTACTGCCCTGTGGAAAAGCCACGGAGGCAGCAACGTTCGATGCGGTGGAACTCGCTGAATCGCTCGGCATCGAGTATACGATGATGAACCTCCACCCGCTGGTCACACGCATCGAAGACGTATTGCCAGATGCACTCACCACATCGGCGACCGTCCGAACTCATGGTAATCTGGTGGCCCGAATCCGGATGCTCTGTGCATACTACGTGGCCAACACGACTGACCGGCTCGTGCTCGGCACGACCACCCGCAGCGAGTGGCTCACCGGCTATTTCACCAAACACGGCGATGGTGGCGTGGATCTCCAGCCACTGATCGGGCTATACAAGACAGAGCTCCGAGCGCTCGCCAGAACGATGGAGATCCCACCAACGATCATTGCGAAACCGCCGACAGCCGGGTTTCATATCAATCAGACTGACGAAAGCGAGCCAGGCATGGCGTACGACATGCTCGATGAACTACTTTGGTATCTCGTTGACACCGACGCAGGAATTGAGCATACAGCCAAAACGTGTGGAGTTACTCCCGAGGTAGTTGAACAGTACGCCCACAGACACATCCAAACACGGCACAAGCGTCGTCTACCTCCAACGCCAGCCACCCGCGAAACGAAACCAGCTGCTACGTTCTTCCACGAACTGGAACTGCTGTTCGGAGAGTGA
- a CDS encoding transposase: MSATDESERVLDDGLTRLETAPTLVDFVRELNVHLFFQDEDDKRFEILAYDAVPTVRALFCREFAGLSWNGLYEWPSTEDRAVRFGFDPAKFGPYNTAPTRQTLTTAWDIHLSDETKRALLSVSERLVAAAYENETTLDLRPPRHVDETASDLRERYAGEFTTEQIHKHVRHARETVFSAFDSGRAANATYPDSRFTELQALMALGGCGTPQGQSRMETFFGEDYTPHGDTHLRTVKQYSQETLQAGFERSIRNLLDAVNHLQILQPPVTVAIDITTWPYHAKDDLPNEVSGIDASGKRAYKFATLSLVGKSMPIVLAVEPVIESSEWDDNVTHQYHRTVRRLVRRAKQFVSIDLVLADRGFESVEVYQTLDNLGVTYLFPKVEHAPEQRRIDRMEQENEDVAVEQATVRARNGSHECRGLFVSNENGEIQPFITNKRITPENAEAWVTHYAYRWWIEAEYRSIKQEFLAQTSSKDHTLRLYYFVFGVQMYNVWRLTDVLLKATVLRELTIAPPVLTAGELADGSRFIYNSNLAKQALYSRVRQDAERQLSANTTQIDRSHSILLKYQLQSQNVQRENIF; encoded by the coding sequence ATGAGTGCCACAGATGAGTCTGAACGGGTGCTTGACGATGGACTCACACGGCTCGAAACGGCGCCAACGCTCGTTGACTTCGTTCGGGAGCTGAACGTGCATCTGTTCTTTCAGGACGAAGACGACAAGCGCTTCGAAATACTCGCGTACGATGCTGTCCCAACCGTTCGTGCGCTGTTCTGCCGTGAATTCGCTGGGCTCTCGTGGAACGGCCTCTACGAGTGGCCCTCCACAGAGGACCGAGCTGTTCGGTTTGGCTTCGATCCGGCGAAGTTCGGCCCCTACAATACGGCTCCAACCCGTCAAACGCTCACGACCGCGTGGGATATCCATCTCTCAGATGAGACGAAGCGTGCGCTTCTCTCAGTGAGTGAGCGCCTCGTCGCTGCTGCGTACGAGAACGAGACCACCCTTGATCTCCGGCCCCCACGGCACGTCGACGAGACTGCGTCAGATCTCCGTGAACGATATGCCGGTGAGTTCACCACCGAGCAGATTCACAAACACGTCCGGCATGCTCGCGAGACTGTCTTCAGTGCGTTCGACTCCGGCCGGGCTGCGAATGCGACGTATCCAGACAGTCGATTCACCGAACTCCAGGCACTGATGGCGTTAGGTGGCTGTGGTACGCCCCAAGGACAATCGCGTATGGAGACGTTTTTCGGCGAGGACTACACACCGCACGGCGATACCCACCTCCGAACGGTCAAACAGTACTCCCAAGAGACGCTTCAGGCGGGGTTCGAGCGATCGATCAGGAATCTGCTCGACGCCGTGAATCATCTCCAGATTCTCCAACCACCCGTCACTGTCGCCATCGACATCACGACCTGGCCCTACCACGCCAAGGATGACCTCCCCAATGAGGTTAGCGGCATCGATGCCTCAGGAAAGCGCGCCTACAAGTTCGCGACGCTGTCATTGGTCGGCAAGAGCATGCCAATCGTCCTGGCCGTCGAACCGGTCATCGAGAGCTCCGAATGGGACGACAACGTCACCCATCAGTATCATCGCACGGTCAGACGGCTCGTGCGCCGTGCCAAACAGTTCGTGTCGATCGATCTGGTGCTTGCCGACCGTGGCTTTGAATCCGTGGAGGTCTATCAAACCCTGGACAACCTCGGTGTCACCTATCTCTTCCCCAAAGTCGAGCACGCTCCTGAACAACGGCGCATCGACCGAATGGAGCAGGAGAATGAGGACGTCGCTGTCGAACAGGCAACAGTCAGAGCCAGAAATGGGAGCCATGAGTGTCGAGGGCTGTTCGTCTCGAATGAAAACGGCGAGATACAGCCGTTCATCACGAACAAACGGATTACACCCGAGAACGCAGAGGCGTGGGTTACCCATTACGCGTATCGCTGGTGGATCGAAGCCGAATACCGCTCGATCAAACAGGAATTTCTCGCACAAACATCTTCTAAGGACCATACGCTGCGCTTGTACTACTTCGTGTTCGGTGTCCAGATGTACAACGTCTGGCGGCTCACGGATGTCCTGCTGAAAGCCACCGTCTTACGGGAGTTGACGATCGCTCCGCCAGTCCTCACTGCTGGAGAACTCGCTGATGGGTCGCGATTCATCTACAACTCGAACCTGGCTAAACAGGCTCTCTACTCTCGTGTAAGGCAGGATGCTGAGCGGCAGCTCTCGGCAAATACGACCCAGATCGATCGTTCTCACAGTATACTACTTAAATACCAATTACAATCCCAAAACGTACAGCGCGAGAATATATTTTGA
- the grpE gene encoding nucleotide exchange factor GrpE — protein MSNDVVLGIDLGAMNSTVGVMETSGPKIITDQNGVTTIPSTVALPDDGEPIAGTGVKQFARDRPDRSVRMLKPHLGEPITVTLGDNDLTPESLTAVLLRTLTQHTEATREVSVDQAVMAVPSLASNRHRSGVHRACELADLALARVGDDACLAGLGYGWTIGNDADRLMLICDLGAATFDVALMRMGGGVYEFLATAGDLTLGGDDWTWAIVEWLLSEFAEQHDASSASTVRNNRYTLDRLYHTAETVKKELSETSETEITLPSLLTTSAESLGLQTTLSRSTFERITQDLAARLVEPIANVLASGDFDSATIDDILLIGGGSRLPDVQRTISQTVGRPVTPAANGTDLVALGATVESGVIHGDVDDIANLSLITRAIGTETHCGRFEPIIERNTTIPTKETKMFVTAIDDRTSLRIPIFQGESSIAAENEYCGELTLTDIPPASAGEQEVSEHIPREKRGDNHESTRQVVPEVIARVRRLVPPASRTGSSVSTHSQSVEEVDHTQSPLAERPGESVTGSGEHPPTDEQAETRQRCVKQLIPVRDSIAQALAHVSNSDIHNGIEAIARQLDDVFETMNVTVFSPAPGDTVDPHRHQVVATAESDVPARTVISVESPGYLMNQQVLRPARVVVSQK, from the coding sequence ATGTCTAATGACGTGGTTCTTGGGATTGACCTTGGGGCGATGAATAGCACTGTTGGCGTGATGGAGACAAGTGGTCCCAAAATAATCACCGATCAGAACGGAGTGACCACGATTCCATCTACTGTCGCTCTTCCTGATGATGGCGAACCGATCGCAGGCACAGGTGTGAAGCAGTTCGCTCGTGACCGCCCTGATCGCTCCGTTCGGATGCTCAAGCCACATCTTGGAGAACCCATCACTGTCACGCTCGGTGATAACGACCTGACTCCTGAGTCGCTGACAGCGGTGCTACTTCGTACACTTACGCAACACACAGAGGCCACGCGGGAAGTGTCGGTTGATCAAGCCGTTATGGCTGTGCCTTCGTTGGCATCAAATCGTCATCGCTCTGGAGTCCATCGAGCCTGCGAACTCGCCGATCTTGCACTTGCTCGCGTTGGTGATGATGCATGTTTAGCGGGACTCGGATACGGCTGGACAATCGGCAATGATGCAGATCGGCTCATGCTTATCTGCGATCTTGGTGCTGCGACGTTCGATGTCGCACTCATGCGAATGGGAGGTGGTGTCTACGAGTTTCTCGCCACAGCCGGTGATCTAACTCTCGGTGGTGATGACTGGACCTGGGCGATCGTTGAGTGGCTCCTCTCCGAATTCGCAGAGCAGCATGATGCCTCGTCTGCTAGTACCGTTCGCAACAACCGCTACACGCTTGATCGACTCTACCACACAGCTGAAACGGTGAAAAAAGAGCTGTCAGAAACATCCGAGACGGAAATCACGCTTCCATCACTACTAACAACATCAGCGGAGTCGTTGGGATTGCAGACGACATTATCCCGTTCGACATTCGAACGCATCACGCAGGACCTTGCTGCTCGCCTTGTCGAACCGATTGCGAATGTACTTGCAAGCGGTGACTTCGATTCCGCTACGATTGATGACATCCTGCTCATCGGCGGGGGCTCCCGATTACCAGACGTCCAACGAACTATTTCCCAGACAGTGGGACGGCCTGTTACGCCAGCAGCTAATGGGACAGACCTCGTTGCGCTGGGGGCAACAGTGGAAAGTGGAGTGATACACGGAGACGTCGACGATATAGCCAATCTCTCACTCATCACACGCGCAATAGGCACTGAGACACACTGTGGTCGATTCGAACCGATTATTGAAAGAAACACTACTATTCCGACTAAAGAAACAAAGATGTTTGTCACAGCTATCGATGATCGAACATCGTTACGTATACCGATTTTTCAGGGGGAGAGCAGTATCGCGGCTGAAAACGAGTACTGTGGAGAACTCACCCTAACAGACATCCCTCCTGCGAGCGCGGGGGAACAGGAGGTCAGCGAGCATATTCCTCGGGAAAAACGTGGAGACAACCACGAATCCACTCGTCAGGTCGTCCCAGAAGTGATTGCGCGCGTTCGACGGCTCGTACCGCCAGCATCTAGAACTGGTTCATCAGTGTCGACGCACAGTCAGTCGGTTGAAGAAGTGGATCACACTCAGTCTCCTCTCGCCGAACGACCCGGCGAATCCGTCACCGGTTCAGGCGAACATCCCCCCACCGACGAGCAGGCTGAGACGAGACAAAGGTGTGTCAAACAGCTCATTCCTGTTCGTGATTCGATCGCACAAGCACTCGCTCACGTTAGCAACAGCGACATTCACAATGGGATCGAAGCTATAGCGAGACAACTCGATGATGTGTTCGAAACGATGAACGTGACGGTTTTCTCTCCCGCTCCTGGCGACACAGTTGATCCACATCGCCATCAGGTAGTTGCAACTGCCGAGAGTGACGTTCCTGCACGTACGGTTATCTCTGTTGAGAGTCCTGGCTATCTAATGAATCAGCAGGTCCTTCGACCAGCACGTGTCGTCGTGAGTCAAAAGTGA
- a CDS encoding helix-turn-helix domain-containing protein yields MRCLSSHAVFEASFTWVLATRQQEVLEAAVEVGYYSVPRESTLDDVAAVVEIAPTTAGTISEKPKHGCLELSPVEINRSEVGVDTTHGI; encoded by the coding sequence TTGCGATGTCTTTCCAGTCACGCTGTTTTCGAAGCGTCGTTCACATGGGTGTTAGCGACGCGCCAGCAAGAGGTACTCGAGGCAGCCGTCGAAGTGGGGTACTACAGTGTTCCCCGAGAGTCGACGCTTGATGACGTGGCAGCGGTCGTCGAGATCGCGCCCACGACTGCTGGGACCATCTCCGAGAAGCCGAAGCACGGGTGTTTGGAACTCTCACCCGTTGAGATCAATCGATCAGAAGTCGGTGTAGATACCACACACGGCATTTGA
- a CDS encoding DUF7558 family protein yields the protein MGAFLSTRPIDSPSSLTPILPHLKGSSHRCARYCPGRPVTYWTHNLDEHLVRDATSQEPSTSPVNHCSNIRVQDMCIHRNRYPDVCRTCT from the coding sequence GTGGGTGCATTCTTATCGACACGTCCTATTGATTCCCCTTCCAGCTTGACCCCAATATTACCCCATCTCAAGGGCTCGTCACACCGCTGTGCCCGCTATTGTCCGGGCAGGCCTGTAACGTACTGGACGCACAATCTCGACGAGCATCTCGTTCGTGACGCCACGTCGCAGGAGCCGTCCACCAGCCCGGTCAACCATTGCTCCAACATTCGTGTGCAAGATATGTGCATACACCGGAACCGTTATCCGGATGTGTGCAGAACTTGCACATAG
- a CDS encoding ribbon-helix-helix domain-containing protein, producing the protein MSASDKSRRVHFQSPEYLVERLDAIAELFDKDRTDLLVEAIREYIEETADSETFQELVATKYYDDQLEFKAVKQLVGAETAQRLRLLKADLEGEPFDLAAPADGTIYGDDATMVDTADGDER; encoded by the coding sequence ATGAGCGCGAGTGACAAGTCCCGCCGGGTCCACTTCCAGTCCCCGGAGTACCTCGTCGAGCGTCTCGACGCGATTGCGGAGCTCTTCGACAAAGACCGGACGGACCTCCTCGTCGAGGCGATTCGCGAGTACATCGAAGAGACTGCCGACAGCGAGACATTCCAAGAACTAGTGGCAACGAAGTACTACGACGACCAACTCGAATTCAAGGCGGTCAAACAGCTGGTCGGCGCTGAAACCGCCCAACGGCTCCGGCTCCTCAAAGCAGATCTCGAGGGTGAACCGTTTGATCTCGCTGCGCCTGCTGACGGCACCATCTATGGCGACGACGCGACGATGGTGGATACCGCGGACGGCGACGAGCGATGA
- a CDS encoding ArsR/SmtB family transcription factor, whose translation MVERLPDDLDLDLDAVFQALAHPIRRDILEQVADGPASVSNLAEPHDVSLAAVSKHLHVLEDAGLIDIERDGRVRRCHLNAAPLSAAFGWLTRYRVFWEDRLDALAIHLEDENQ comes from the coding sequence ATGGTTGAACGGCTGCCGGACGACCTCGATCTCGACCTTGATGCGGTCTTCCAAGCACTGGCCCACCCCATCCGTCGGGACATCCTTGAACAGGTAGCCGACGGACCAGCGAGCGTCAGCAACCTGGCCGAACCGCACGACGTCTCTCTCGCCGCTGTCTCGAAGCACCTTCACGTACTGGAAGATGCCGGCCTGATCGACATCGAGAGGGACGGCCGCGTTCGCCGCTGCCACCTCAACGCTGCGCCTCTGAGCGCCGCGTTTGGATGGCTCACCCGGTACCGCGTTTTCTGGGAGGACCGACTCGACGCGCTGGCCATCCATCTGGAGGATGAAAACCAATGA
- a CDS encoding SRPBCC domain-containing protein — protein sequence MTTNGNDDGQQTDNQTGERSITVSRVIETSPERVYEAFVDPDELAQWFPPTGFSAEVHHLEPEVGGTYRATFTGETEELADYDHSFGGTYQELEPGERIVYTDSFETDDPAMAGEMTVTVTFEEVPEGAEVTVRQEGIPEAIPPRDATEGWTDSLSNLAELVEGTS from the coding sequence ATGACAACCAACGGTAACGACGACGGACAACAGACCGACAACCAGACCGGCGAGCGGAGCATTACGGTGAGCCGCGTTATCGAGACCTCTCCCGAGCGGGTCTACGAGGCCTTCGTTGATCCCGACGAGCTTGCCCAGTGGTTTCCGCCGACCGGCTTCTCCGCCGAGGTCCACCACCTCGAACCCGAAGTGGGCGGGACGTACCGTGCTACGTTCACGGGCGAGACGGAGGAGCTCGCGGACTACGACCACTCTTTTGGTGGCACGTATCAGGAACTTGAGCCGGGAGAGCGAATCGTCTACACCGATTCGTTCGAGACCGACGACCCGGCGATGGCCGGAGAGATGACGGTGACGGTCACCTTCGAGGAGGTTCCTGAGGGGGCCGAAGTCACCGTCCGTCAAGAGGGGATTCCCGAGGCTATCCCTCCGAGAGACGCCACCGAAGGGTGGACCGACTCGTTGTCGAACCTCGCGGAACTGGTGGAGGGGACGTCGTGA